From a region of the Daphnia magna isolate NIES linkage group LG1, ASM2063170v1.1, whole genome shotgun sequence genome:
- the LOC116928982 gene encoding chitin synthase chs-2 isoform X1 yields the protein MANKDRAVYSKRLTPGRSSSSQDNSTSDYGRVIHSNFHFAEGPSALYSGRRSALEDVSPINKPLVSLDVNIDAKNSVSSRGKRVRCVNTMAPQQPMNVANDPGVSDEEEYTEDEESPLTNNDIYGGSQRSAIDTKGWDVFRNLPPEDLSGSLANQKVVEMTVKIFKVVAYLLTFVVVLSAGVISKGTVLFMTSQIKPGRSTEYCTRRDGRSFQAHVSEEERVSWMWALLFSFVIPEFFMWFRSSRICFFRQWKRPRFFDFMIVVIFETFHVVGVAMLIYAVLPNMKVVQGAMLTNCVCLVPGILGLLSRNSKESKRFAKSIVDIFAIMAQISGCFLWVIPELNKTNWQHVWMLPTSLILTSFGWWENYVDKHSPIGFVKYLGKIKEKMKATRYFTYIFVSVWKVMVFFCSMLLIELLTVGKVDNIFLFFMPGFGDHKVNLTEISSNKFAQLDIPGAGRLTETETIPAWPNTAIYLCVIQSFAAFLCFGLGKFACKICIQGFSYAFPVNLTIPVTISLLIAFCGLRIGNPCMFSDTIPPYLYWDCPNGDFLTEVITNQYAWVWLLWLLSQTWITLHIWTPKCERLAHTEKLFVNPFYCSLLIDQSMGMNRRRDDESDVKTEDIELERDGVADTDMTQYYETISIGTESSTATPKTIKASDNITRIYTCATMWHETTEEMLTFLKSIFHMDEDQSARRVAQKYLKIVDPDYYEYETHIFFDDAFELSDHSDDDVVANRFVKLLMNVMDEAASHVHQTNIRLRPPKKYPTPYGGRLVWTLPGKTKMIAHLKDKGKIRHRKRWSQVMYMYYLLGHKLMELPISVDRKEVVAENTYLLTLDGDIDFLPSAVQLLVDLMKKNRNLGAACGRIHPVGSGPMVWYQLFEYAIGHWLQKATEHMIGCVLCSPGCFSLFRGKALMDDNVMRKYTTRSDEARHYVQYDQGEDRWLCTLLLQRGYRVEYSAASDAYTHCPEGFNEFYNQRRRWVPSTMANIMDLLGDYKRTIKINDNISLPYIFYQSMLMGGTILGPGTIFLMLVGAFVAAFRIDNWSSFIYNLVPILLFMFICFVAKSEIQLLVAQMLSACYALIMMAVIVGTALQLGEDGIGSPSAIFLIALSGSFFIAACLHPQEFWCVVPGLLYLMMIPSMYLLLILYSIINLNVVSWGTREVQTKKSKKEIEREKKEAEEDAKKAKMQKKSGLLGFFNSSMADSEEGSLELSFAGLFKIMCCTHQKAVDEKQQLLRIADTLESLNKRLDIIERAVDPHGLVGPRRRSMSRTSHRGGGGVDGLASVHENDGGSNTDDSDDESDSVEPKTERDELINPYWIEDKDLKRGEVDYLSGPEIQFWKDLLDKYLYPIDENKEQQARIAADLIELRNKSVFFFFMFNALFILIVFLLQLNKGALHVDWPLGVKTNITYIEETSEVLITKEYLQLEPIGLVFVFFFGLILIIQFVAMLFHRFGTLSHILASTELSCSRKVDDLSEDAFIDKNAVEIVRNLQRLRGIDDADDDNESGSYRDRIGHRRTIHNLEKQKQKKRVTGTLDVAFKKRFFSMTAEGEIEDTPVMSNMRKIPMRRETIKALEVRRNTVMGEARKRSTMQTLGANNEFNRNKNRHRNKATVVGNTVERIYSLNAQLNQVVGNANVAVPNEGYEMSSDEDRSNVTRNSMRHAQPTPQPVLAEMRNSQL from the exons ATGGCTAACAAAGATCGCGCCGTGTATAGTAAACGGTTGACACCGGGTCGGAGTAGTAGCTCCCAAGACAATTCCACATCTGATTATGGTCGAGTGATTCATagtaattttcattttgccgaaGGACCTAGTGCCCTTTACTCGGGCCGAAGGAGTGCCCTAGAAGACGTCAGTCCCATAAACAAACCGCTCGTCAGTTTAGATGTTAACATCGAT GCAAAAAACAGCGTGAGCAGCCGAGGGAAGCGGGTGCGCTGCGTCAACACGATGGCGCCGCAACAGCCGATGAACGTGGCGAATGATCCAGGTGTTTCCGACGAGGAGGAATACACGGAAGATGAGGAGAGCCCGTTAACCAATAATGATATATATGGCGGCAG CCAAAGAAGCGCAATCGACACAAAAGGATGGGACGTATTCCGCAATTTACCACCGGAAGACTTGAGTGGTTCTCTTGCCAACCAAAAGGTTGTCGAGATGACAGTCAAAATCTTCAAGGTGGTGGCCTATTTGTTGACATTCGTCGTCGTCCTCTCGGCTGGTGTCATCTCCAAAGGCACCGTCTTGTTTATGACCTCTCAAATCAAACCTGGCCGGTCAACAGAATATTGTACTCGAC GAGACGGACGATCCTTTCAGGCGCATGTGAGCGAAGAGGAACGTGTCTCATGGATGTGGGCCCTTCTTTTTAGTTTCGTTATTCCGGAATTCTTTATGTGGTTCCGCTCGTCAcgtatttgtttctttcgacAATGGAAGCGTCCACGCTTTTTCGATTTTATGATTGTCGTCATTTTCGAAACGTTTCACGTCGTTGGTGTTGCCATGCTCATCTATGCTGTCCTACCCAACATGAAGGTGGTCCAGGGTGCTATGCTCACCAACTGTGTCTGCCTTGTTCCAGGCATTCTTGGTCTATTGTCACGCAATTCCAAGGAGTCTAAACGATTCGCCAAATCGATTGTCGACATCTTTGCTATCATGGCCCAGATTAGCGGATGTTTTCTTTGGGTAATTCCGGAGCTGAACAAGACCAACTGGCAACACGTCTGGATGTTGCCTACATCGCTCATCTTAACATCGTTTGGATGGTGGGAGAATTACGTTGACAAACATTCACCTATAG GTTTTGTCAAATACTTGGGAAAGAtcaaagaaaagatgaaagcCACTCGCTATTTCACCTACATTTTTGTTAGCGTTTGGAAAGTGATGGTCTTTTTCTGCTCAATGCTCTTGATCGAACTCCTCACCGTTGGCAAGGTGGACAACATATTCCTGTTCTTTATGCCTGGTTTCGGTGACCACAAAGTCAACTTGACGGAGATAAGTAGCAATAAATTCGCTCAGCTCGACATTCCCGGTGCTGGACGATTGACTGAAACAGAAACCATCCCGGCATGGCCCAATACGGCTATATATCTCTGCGTGATTCAGTCTTTCGCCGCTTTCCTTTGCTTTGGACTCGGAAAGTTTGCCTGCAAGATTTGCATTCAG GGTTTCAGCTACGCTTTTCCTGTAAACTTGACCATTCCAGTGACAATCTCTTTGTTGATTGCCTTTTGTGGATTACGAATCGGTAATCCATGTATGTTTTCCGACACTATTCCACCTTACTTGTACTGGGACTGCCCCAATGGCGACTTCCTCACCGAGGTCATCACCAATCAATATGCTTGGGTTTGGCTCCTTTGGCTCCTGTCACAAACTTGGATCACGTTGCATATTTGGACTCCGAAATGCGAGCGTTTGGCTCACACCGAGAAGCTCTTCGTCAATCCGTTTTACTGTTCGCTGCTGATAGATCAGTCGATGGGTATGAACCGCCGTCGTGACGACGAAAGTGATGTCAAAACGGAAGATATTGAACTGGAACGTGACGGTGTAGCAGACACGGACATGACTCAATATTACGAGACCATATCAATCGGCACGGAATCGTCAACAGCCACACCCAAGACCATCAAGGCCTCTGATAATATCACCCGCATCTATACTTGCGCAACTATGTGGCACGAAACAACCGAAGAGATGTTGACCTTCCTTAAGTCAATCTTTCACATGGATGAAGACCAGTCTGCCCGTCGTGTCGCTCAAAAATATCTCAAG ATTGTCGATCCGGATTATTACGAGTACGAGACCCACATCTTTTTCGATGACGCCTTCGAGTTGAGTGATCATAGCGATGACGATGTAGTAGCCAACCGATTCGTGAAATTGCTAATGAATGTAATGGATGAGGCAGCATCACACGTCCATCAAACCAACATCCGACTCCGTCCACCCAAGAAATATCCCACTCCCTATGGAGGCCGACTCGTATGGACCCTACCCGGCAAAACCAAGATGATTGCTCACTTGAAGGATAAGGGCAAAATTCGTCACAGAAAACGATGGAGCCAAGTCATGTACATGTACTATCTTTTGGGACACAAACTAATGGAGTTGCCTATCTCGGTTGATCGTAAGGAAGTCGTGGCCGAGAACACATACCTGCTCACCCTCGATGGCGACATTGACTTTTTACCCAGCGCTGTTCAACTTTTAGTCGATTTAATGAAAAAGAACCGTAACTTGGGCGCTGCATGCGGACGCATCCATCCTGTCGGATCAGGCCCTATGGTGTGGTATCAACTCTTCGAATATGCTATCGGCCATTGGCTCCAAAAGGCTACTGAACACATGATTGGTTGCGTCTTGTGTAGTCCTGGTTGCTTCTCCCTGTTCAGAGGCAAAGCTCTCATGGATGACAACGTTATGCGTAAATACACCACCCGCTCTGACGAAGCCAGACATTACGTCCAATACGATCAGGGCGAAGATCGTTGGCTGTGTACCCTACTCCTCCAGCGTGGCTACCGTGTCGAATACTCTGCTGCTAGTGACGCCTACACCCACTGTCCCGAAGGTTTCAATGAATTTTATAACCAACGTCGTCGCTGGGTTCCCTCTACCATGGCTAATATTATGGATCTGTTGGGCGATTACAAACGAACCATCAAAATCAATGACAACATTTCACTTCCTTACATCTTCTACCAGAGCATGTTGATGGGTGGTACTATTCTTGGACCTGGTACCATTTTCCTCATGTTGGTGGGTGCTTTCGTCGCCGCTTTCCGTATTGACAACTGGAGCAGTTTTATCTACAATTTGGTCCCGATTCTCCTCTTCATGTTCATTTGCTTCGTCGCTAAATCCGAAATTCAG ttACTTGTGGCGCAAATGTTATCAGCCTGTTATGCCTTAATTATGATGGCTGTGATTGTCGGTACAGCGTTGCAGTTAGGCGAGGACGGCATCGGTTCACCTTCAGCTATTTTCTTGATAGCCTTATCGGGCTCATTTTTTATAGCAGCCTGTCTCCATCCGCAAGAATTTTGGTGCGTTGTACCTGGTCTCCTCTACTTGATGATGATTCCCTCCATGTACTTGCTGCTGATTCTTTACTCAATCATCAATTTGAACGTCGTCTCATGGGGAACACGTGAAGTCCAAACAAAGAAATCTAAAAAG GaaattgaaagagaaaagaaagaagctgAAGAAGACGCCAAGAAAGCCAAAATGCAAAAGAAGTCTGGCCTACTAGGATTCTTCAATAGTTCCATGGCGGATTCAGAAGAAGGATCACTTGAATTGAGTTTTGCTGGACTATTCAAGATCATGTGTTGTACCCATCAAAAAGCGGTTGATGAAAAGCAACAATTGCTTCGCATTGCAGACACATTGGAATCGCTCAACAAGCGCTTAGACATCATCGAAAG AGCTGTTGATCCTCATGGTTTGGTGGGACCTCGTCGTCGATCCATGTCGCGTACGTCACATCGCGGCGGAGGTGGTGTCGACGGATTGGCTTCCGTCCACGAAAATGATGGCGGATCTAACACTGACGATAGCGATGATGAAAGTGACAGCGTTG AACCCAAAACGGAACGTGACGAATTGATCAATCCCTACTGGATTGAAGATAAGGACCTCAAACGTGGAGAAGTGGACTACTTGTCTGGCCCTGAAATTCAATTCTGGAAAGACTTGCTCGACAAATACTTGTATCCCATCGACGAGAACAAAGAACAACAA GCTCGTATTGCTGCTGATTTGATTGAGCTACGAAACAAGtccgtctttttcttcttcatgtTCAATGCCCTTTTCATTTTGATCGTGTTCTTGCTGCAATTGAACAAAGGAGCCTTGCACGTTGATTGGCCACTTGGTGTCAAGACCAACATTACCTACATCGAAGAAACCTCTGAA GTTTTGATTACTAAAGAATATTTGCAACTAGAGCCTATTGGTCTAgttttcgtcttcttcttcggccTTATTCTCATTATCCAGTTTGTGGCCATGTTGTTCCATCGTTTCGGAACATTGTCCCACATTTTAGCTTCGACCGAACTCAGCTGCAGTCGCAAG GTTGATGACTTGTCTGAAGATGCTTTTATTGACAAAAATGCTGTCGAGATCGTGCGTAATTTACAAAGATTGCGAGGTATTGATGACGCTGACGACGATAATGAATCTGGTTCTTATCGGGATCGAATTGGTCATCGACGAACGATTCACAACTTGGAGAAgcagaaacaaaagaaacgcgTTACTGGAACGTTGGATGTGGCTTTCAAAAAGCGATTCTTTTCAATGACTGCTGAAGGCGAGATTGAAG ACACTCCGGTGATGAGTAACATGCGCAAAATACCTATGCGTCGTGAAACCATTAAAGCCTTGGAAGTCCGCCGAAACACAGTTATGGGAGAGGCTCGTAAACGCTCTACCATGCAAACACTTGGTGCTAATAATGAATTCAACCGTAACAAGAATCGGCATCGTAACAAAGCAACCGTCGTTGGTAACACTGTCGAGCGCATTTACTCACTCAACGCTCAACTCAACCAGGTTGTGGGTAATGCGAATGTAGCCGTTCCCAATGAAGGTTATGAAATGAGCTCGGACGAAGATCGTTCAAATGTTACCCGCAACTCAATGCGCCATGCGCAGCCAACGCCCCAGCCTGTCTTGGCTGAGATGCGGAACAGTCAGTTGTGA
- the LOC116928982 gene encoding chitin synthase chs-2 isoform X2, whose protein sequence is MAPQQPMNVANDPGVSDEEEYTEDEESPLTNNDIYGGSQRSAIDTKGWDVFRNLPPEDLSGSLANQKVVEMTVKIFKVVAYLLTFVVVLSAGVISKGTVLFMTSQIKPGRSTEYCTRRDGRSFQAHVSEEERVSWMWALLFSFVIPEFFMWFRSSRICFFRQWKRPRFFDFMIVVIFETFHVVGVAMLIYAVLPNMKVVQGAMLTNCVCLVPGILGLLSRNSKESKRFAKSIVDIFAIMAQISGCFLWVIPELNKTNWQHVWMLPTSLILTSFGWWENYVDKHSPIGFVKYLGKIKEKMKATRYFTYIFVSVWKVMVFFCSMLLIELLTVGKVDNIFLFFMPGFGDHKVNLTEISSNKFAQLDIPGAGRLTETETIPAWPNTAIYLCVIQSFAAFLCFGLGKFACKICIQGFSYAFPVNLTIPVTISLLIAFCGLRIGNPCMFSDTIPPYLYWDCPNGDFLTEVITNQYAWVWLLWLLSQTWITLHIWTPKCERLAHTEKLFVNPFYCSLLIDQSMGMNRRRDDESDVKTEDIELERDGVADTDMTQYYETISIGTESSTATPKTIKASDNITRIYTCATMWHETTEEMLTFLKSIFHMDEDQSARRVAQKYLKIVDPDYYEYETHIFFDDAFELSDHSDDDVVANRFVKLLMNVMDEAASHVHQTNIRLRPPKKYPTPYGGRLVWTLPGKTKMIAHLKDKGKIRHRKRWSQVMYMYYLLGHKLMELPISVDRKEVVAENTYLLTLDGDIDFLPSAVQLLVDLMKKNRNLGAACGRIHPVGSGPMVWYQLFEYAIGHWLQKATEHMIGCVLCSPGCFSLFRGKALMDDNVMRKYTTRSDEARHYVQYDQGEDRWLCTLLLQRGYRVEYSAASDAYTHCPEGFNEFYNQRRRWVPSTMANIMDLLGDYKRTIKINDNISLPYIFYQSMLMGGTILGPGTIFLMLVGAFVAAFRIDNWSSFIYNLVPILLFMFICFVAKSEIQLLVAQMLSACYALIMMAVIVGTALQLGEDGIGSPSAIFLIALSGSFFIAACLHPQEFWCVVPGLLYLMMIPSMYLLLILYSIINLNVVSWGTREVQTKKSKKEIEREKKEAEEDAKKAKMQKKSGLLGFFNSSMADSEEGSLELSFAGLFKIMCCTHQKAVDEKQQLLRIADTLESLNKRLDIIERAVDPHGLVGPRRRSMSRTSHRGGGGVDGLASVHENDGGSNTDDSDDESDSVEPKTERDELINPYWIEDKDLKRGEVDYLSGPEIQFWKDLLDKYLYPIDENKEQQARIAADLIELRNKSVFFFFMFNALFILIVFLLQLNKGALHVDWPLGVKTNITYIEETSEVLITKEYLQLEPIGLVFVFFFGLILIIQFVAMLFHRFGTLSHILASTELSCSRKVDDLSEDAFIDKNAVEIVRNLQRLRGIDDADDDNESGSYRDRIGHRRTIHNLEKQKQKKRVTGTLDVAFKKRFFSMTAEGEIEDTPVMSNMRKIPMRRETIKALEVRRNTVMGEARKRSTMQTLGANNEFNRNKNRHRNKATVVGNTVERIYSLNAQLNQVVGNANVAVPNEGYEMSSDEDRSNVTRNSMRHAQPTPQPVLAEMRNSQL, encoded by the exons ATGGCGCCGCAACAGCCGATGAACGTGGCGAATGATCCAGGTGTTTCCGACGAGGAGGAATACACGGAAGATGAGGAGAGCCCGTTAACCAATAATGATATATATGGCGGCAG CCAAAGAAGCGCAATCGACACAAAAGGATGGGACGTATTCCGCAATTTACCACCGGAAGACTTGAGTGGTTCTCTTGCCAACCAAAAGGTTGTCGAGATGACAGTCAAAATCTTCAAGGTGGTGGCCTATTTGTTGACATTCGTCGTCGTCCTCTCGGCTGGTGTCATCTCCAAAGGCACCGTCTTGTTTATGACCTCTCAAATCAAACCTGGCCGGTCAACAGAATATTGTACTCGAC GAGACGGACGATCCTTTCAGGCGCATGTGAGCGAAGAGGAACGTGTCTCATGGATGTGGGCCCTTCTTTTTAGTTTCGTTATTCCGGAATTCTTTATGTGGTTCCGCTCGTCAcgtatttgtttctttcgacAATGGAAGCGTCCACGCTTTTTCGATTTTATGATTGTCGTCATTTTCGAAACGTTTCACGTCGTTGGTGTTGCCATGCTCATCTATGCTGTCCTACCCAACATGAAGGTGGTCCAGGGTGCTATGCTCACCAACTGTGTCTGCCTTGTTCCAGGCATTCTTGGTCTATTGTCACGCAATTCCAAGGAGTCTAAACGATTCGCCAAATCGATTGTCGACATCTTTGCTATCATGGCCCAGATTAGCGGATGTTTTCTTTGGGTAATTCCGGAGCTGAACAAGACCAACTGGCAACACGTCTGGATGTTGCCTACATCGCTCATCTTAACATCGTTTGGATGGTGGGAGAATTACGTTGACAAACATTCACCTATAG GTTTTGTCAAATACTTGGGAAAGAtcaaagaaaagatgaaagcCACTCGCTATTTCACCTACATTTTTGTTAGCGTTTGGAAAGTGATGGTCTTTTTCTGCTCAATGCTCTTGATCGAACTCCTCACCGTTGGCAAGGTGGACAACATATTCCTGTTCTTTATGCCTGGTTTCGGTGACCACAAAGTCAACTTGACGGAGATAAGTAGCAATAAATTCGCTCAGCTCGACATTCCCGGTGCTGGACGATTGACTGAAACAGAAACCATCCCGGCATGGCCCAATACGGCTATATATCTCTGCGTGATTCAGTCTTTCGCCGCTTTCCTTTGCTTTGGACTCGGAAAGTTTGCCTGCAAGATTTGCATTCAG GGTTTCAGCTACGCTTTTCCTGTAAACTTGACCATTCCAGTGACAATCTCTTTGTTGATTGCCTTTTGTGGATTACGAATCGGTAATCCATGTATGTTTTCCGACACTATTCCACCTTACTTGTACTGGGACTGCCCCAATGGCGACTTCCTCACCGAGGTCATCACCAATCAATATGCTTGGGTTTGGCTCCTTTGGCTCCTGTCACAAACTTGGATCACGTTGCATATTTGGACTCCGAAATGCGAGCGTTTGGCTCACACCGAGAAGCTCTTCGTCAATCCGTTTTACTGTTCGCTGCTGATAGATCAGTCGATGGGTATGAACCGCCGTCGTGACGACGAAAGTGATGTCAAAACGGAAGATATTGAACTGGAACGTGACGGTGTAGCAGACACGGACATGACTCAATATTACGAGACCATATCAATCGGCACGGAATCGTCAACAGCCACACCCAAGACCATCAAGGCCTCTGATAATATCACCCGCATCTATACTTGCGCAACTATGTGGCACGAAACAACCGAAGAGATGTTGACCTTCCTTAAGTCAATCTTTCACATGGATGAAGACCAGTCTGCCCGTCGTGTCGCTCAAAAATATCTCAAG ATTGTCGATCCGGATTATTACGAGTACGAGACCCACATCTTTTTCGATGACGCCTTCGAGTTGAGTGATCATAGCGATGACGATGTAGTAGCCAACCGATTCGTGAAATTGCTAATGAATGTAATGGATGAGGCAGCATCACACGTCCATCAAACCAACATCCGACTCCGTCCACCCAAGAAATATCCCACTCCCTATGGAGGCCGACTCGTATGGACCCTACCCGGCAAAACCAAGATGATTGCTCACTTGAAGGATAAGGGCAAAATTCGTCACAGAAAACGATGGAGCCAAGTCATGTACATGTACTATCTTTTGGGACACAAACTAATGGAGTTGCCTATCTCGGTTGATCGTAAGGAAGTCGTGGCCGAGAACACATACCTGCTCACCCTCGATGGCGACATTGACTTTTTACCCAGCGCTGTTCAACTTTTAGTCGATTTAATGAAAAAGAACCGTAACTTGGGCGCTGCATGCGGACGCATCCATCCTGTCGGATCAGGCCCTATGGTGTGGTATCAACTCTTCGAATATGCTATCGGCCATTGGCTCCAAAAGGCTACTGAACACATGATTGGTTGCGTCTTGTGTAGTCCTGGTTGCTTCTCCCTGTTCAGAGGCAAAGCTCTCATGGATGACAACGTTATGCGTAAATACACCACCCGCTCTGACGAAGCCAGACATTACGTCCAATACGATCAGGGCGAAGATCGTTGGCTGTGTACCCTACTCCTCCAGCGTGGCTACCGTGTCGAATACTCTGCTGCTAGTGACGCCTACACCCACTGTCCCGAAGGTTTCAATGAATTTTATAACCAACGTCGTCGCTGGGTTCCCTCTACCATGGCTAATATTATGGATCTGTTGGGCGATTACAAACGAACCATCAAAATCAATGACAACATTTCACTTCCTTACATCTTCTACCAGAGCATGTTGATGGGTGGTACTATTCTTGGACCTGGTACCATTTTCCTCATGTTGGTGGGTGCTTTCGTCGCCGCTTTCCGTATTGACAACTGGAGCAGTTTTATCTACAATTTGGTCCCGATTCTCCTCTTCATGTTCATTTGCTTCGTCGCTAAATCCGAAATTCAG ttACTTGTGGCGCAAATGTTATCAGCCTGTTATGCCTTAATTATGATGGCTGTGATTGTCGGTACAGCGTTGCAGTTAGGCGAGGACGGCATCGGTTCACCTTCAGCTATTTTCTTGATAGCCTTATCGGGCTCATTTTTTATAGCAGCCTGTCTCCATCCGCAAGAATTTTGGTGCGTTGTACCTGGTCTCCTCTACTTGATGATGATTCCCTCCATGTACTTGCTGCTGATTCTTTACTCAATCATCAATTTGAACGTCGTCTCATGGGGAACACGTGAAGTCCAAACAAAGAAATCTAAAAAG GaaattgaaagagaaaagaaagaagctgAAGAAGACGCCAAGAAAGCCAAAATGCAAAAGAAGTCTGGCCTACTAGGATTCTTCAATAGTTCCATGGCGGATTCAGAAGAAGGATCACTTGAATTGAGTTTTGCTGGACTATTCAAGATCATGTGTTGTACCCATCAAAAAGCGGTTGATGAAAAGCAACAATTGCTTCGCATTGCAGACACATTGGAATCGCTCAACAAGCGCTTAGACATCATCGAAAG AGCTGTTGATCCTCATGGTTTGGTGGGACCTCGTCGTCGATCCATGTCGCGTACGTCACATCGCGGCGGAGGTGGTGTCGACGGATTGGCTTCCGTCCACGAAAATGATGGCGGATCTAACACTGACGATAGCGATGATGAAAGTGACAGCGTTG AACCCAAAACGGAACGTGACGAATTGATCAATCCCTACTGGATTGAAGATAAGGACCTCAAACGTGGAGAAGTGGACTACTTGTCTGGCCCTGAAATTCAATTCTGGAAAGACTTGCTCGACAAATACTTGTATCCCATCGACGAGAACAAAGAACAACAA GCTCGTATTGCTGCTGATTTGATTGAGCTACGAAACAAGtccgtctttttcttcttcatgtTCAATGCCCTTTTCATTTTGATCGTGTTCTTGCTGCAATTGAACAAAGGAGCCTTGCACGTTGATTGGCCACTTGGTGTCAAGACCAACATTACCTACATCGAAGAAACCTCTGAA GTTTTGATTACTAAAGAATATTTGCAACTAGAGCCTATTGGTCTAgttttcgtcttcttcttcggccTTATTCTCATTATCCAGTTTGTGGCCATGTTGTTCCATCGTTTCGGAACATTGTCCCACATTTTAGCTTCGACCGAACTCAGCTGCAGTCGCAAG GTTGATGACTTGTCTGAAGATGCTTTTATTGACAAAAATGCTGTCGAGATCGTGCGTAATTTACAAAGATTGCGAGGTATTGATGACGCTGACGACGATAATGAATCTGGTTCTTATCGGGATCGAATTGGTCATCGACGAACGATTCACAACTTGGAGAAgcagaaacaaaagaaacgcgTTACTGGAACGTTGGATGTGGCTTTCAAAAAGCGATTCTTTTCAATGACTGCTGAAGGCGAGATTGAAG ACACTCCGGTGATGAGTAACATGCGCAAAATACCTATGCGTCGTGAAACCATTAAAGCCTTGGAAGTCCGCCGAAACACAGTTATGGGAGAGGCTCGTAAACGCTCTACCATGCAAACACTTGGTGCTAATAATGAATTCAACCGTAACAAGAATCGGCATCGTAACAAAGCAACCGTCGTTGGTAACACTGTCGAGCGCATTTACTCACTCAACGCTCAACTCAACCAGGTTGTGGGTAATGCGAATGTAGCCGTTCCCAATGAAGGTTATGAAATGAGCTCGGACGAAGATCGTTCAAATGTTACCCGCAACTCAATGCGCCATGCGCAGCCAACGCCCCAGCCTGTCTTGGCTGAGATGCGGAACAGTCAGTTGTGA